The Capsicum annuum cultivar Jeju mitochondrion, complete genome genome has a window encoding:
- the orf152a gene encoding hypothetical protein, with translation MMSLIRGKVMMSIYLSRLFPRSNSSFFLCRGNALQSEVLRLREEMFLVDAGLGTPRICMQDEPTGVPINRATRFENRVGFLDLVAGESLIKEQILERFFIDLVAGESLIKERAAARFNDLVGSTDVVAGEPLLLLPRRFRQNRAWMELNKIW, from the coding sequence ATGATGAGCTTGATCAGAGGAAAGGTTATGATGAGCATCTATTTGAGTCGATTATTTCCAAGATCTAATTCCAGTTTTTTCTTATGTAGGGGAAACGCCTTACAATCTGAAGTTTTACGCTTAAGGGAAGAAATGTTCTTGGTGGATGCAGGACTTGGGACTCCCAGAATTTGTATGCAAGATGAGCCTACAGGAGTGCCAATCAACCGAGCCACCAGGTTTGAGAATAGGGTGGGATTCCTGGATCTAGTGGCCGGTGAATCACTGATCAAAGAGCAGATTTTGGAGAGATTCTTCATCGATCTAGTGGCCGGTGAATCACTGATCAAAGAGCGAGCAGCCGCCAGGTTTAATGATTTGGTGGGATCTACAGATGTAGTGGCTGGTGAACCGCTTCTTCTTCTTCCACGAAGATTCAGACAAAACCGAGCTTGGATGGAACTGAACAAGATTTGGTGA
- the orf109b gene encoding hypothetical protein, whose product MPSKERAGGKELETRIPLKWKVLGLHTLVVGYAPIIEKELSSPLGRVGLSPNPSLRKKGGISATRDSPCCSPPPPDAADPYRDLFPLFATRLVPNSSSLHSPFVSLNHS is encoded by the coding sequence ATGCCTAGTAAAGAACGAGCTGGTGGGAAAGAGCTGGAGACGAGAATCCCGTTGAAATGGAAAGTCCTTGGTCTACATACATTAGTAGTAGGTTACGCTCCTATTATTGAAAAGGAGTTATCCTCCCCCCTTGGTCGAGTTGGCTTAAGCCCGAATCCATCCTTACGGAAGAAGGGTGGGATATCGGCTACGAGAGATAGTCCTTGTTGTTCACCTCCGCCTCCCGACGCTGCTGACCCCTACCGGGACCTTTTTCCTTTATTCGCTACAAGACTGGTCCCAAATTCTAGTTCGTTGCACTCACCCTTCGTTTCTCTTAATCATTCATGA
- the rps13 gene encoding ribosomal protein S13, with translation MLYISGARLVGDEQVRIASTKIDGIGPKKAIQVRYRLGISGNIKIKELTKYQIDQIEQMIGQDHVVHWELKRGERADIERLISISCYRGIRHQDGSPLRGQRTHTNARTCRKRIRK, from the coding sequence ATGTTATATATTTCAGGAGCTAGATTAGTTGGCGATGAACAAGTAAGAATTGCCTCAACCAAAATTGATGGAATTGGCCCTAAAAAAGCCATTCAGGTTCGTTATCGATTAGGTATCAGTGGAAACATAAAGATAAAAGAATTAACTAAGTATCAAATCGACCAAATTGAACAAATGATAGGTCAAGATCATGTTGTTCATTGGGAATTGAAGAGGGGAGAACGAGCAGACATCGAACGATTAATTTCGATTTCTTGTTATCGTGGAATTCGTCATCAAGATGGATCGCCCTTACGCGGTCAACGAACTCATACTAATGCTAGGACTTGTCGCAAGCGAATTCGGAAATGA
- the orf675 gene encoding hypothetical protein has translation MEVLMAERANLVFHNKAIDGTAMKRLISRLIEHFGMAYTSHILDQVKTLGFQQATATSISLGIDDLLTIPSKGWLVQDAEQQSLILEKHHHYGNVHAVEKLRQSIEIWYATSEYLRQEMNPNFRMTDPFNPVHIMSFSGARGNASQVHQLVGMRGLMSDPQGQMIDLPIQSNLREGLSLTEYIISCYGARKGVVDTAVRTSDAGYLTRRLVEVVQHIVVRRTDCGTARGISVSPRNGMMPERIFSQTLIGRVLADDIYMGSRCIATRNQDIGIGLVNRFITFRAQPISIRTPFTCRSTSWICRLCYGRSPTHGDLVELGEAVGIIAGQSIGEPGTQLTLRTFHTGGVFTGGTAEHVRAPSNGKIKFNEDLVHPTRTRHGHPAFLCSIDLYVTIESEDILHNVNIPPKSLLLVQNDQYVESEQVIAEIRAGISTLNFKEKVRKHIYSDSDGEMHWSTDVYHAPEFTYGNVHLLPKTSHLWILLGGPCRSSLVYLSIHKDQDQMNAHSLSGKRRYTSNLSVTNDQARQKLFSSDFYVKKEDRIPDYSDLNRIICTGQYNLVYSPILHENSDLLSKRRRNKFIIPLHSIQELENQLMPCSGISIEIPVNGIFRRNSILAYFDDPRYRRKSSGIIKYGTIETHSVIKKEDLIEYRGVKEFRSKYQMKVDRFFFISFTFD, from the coding sequence ATGGAGGTACTTATGGCAGAACGGGCCAATCTGGTCTTTCACAATAAAGCGATAGACGGAACTGCCATGAAACGACTTATTAGTAGATTAATAGAGCACTTCGGAATGGCATATACATCACATATCCTGGATCAAGTAAAAACTCTGGGGTTCCAACAAGCTACTGCTACATCCATTTCATTAGGAATTGATGACCTTTTAACAATACCTTCTAAGGGATGGCTCGTTCAAGATGCTGAACAACAAAGTTTGATTTTGGAAAAACACCATCATTATGGGAATGTACACGCGGTAGAAAAATTACGTCAATCCATTGAAATATGGTATGCTACAAGTGAATATTTGCGACAAGAAATGAATCCGAATTTTAGGATGACTGACCCTTTTAATCCAGTTCATATAATGTCTTTCTCGGGAGCTAGAGGAAATGCATCTCAGGTACATCAATTAGTAGGTATGAGAGGATTAATGTCGGATCCTCAAGGACAAATGATTGATTTACCTATTCAAAGCAATTTGCGCGAAGGACTCTCTTTAACAGAATACATCATTTCTTGCTACGGAGCCCGTAAAGGAGTTGTGGATACTGCTGTACGAACATCAGACGCTGGATATCTCACTCGCAGACTTGTTGAAGTAGTTCAACACATTGTTGTCCGTCGAACGGATTGTGGCACCGCCCGGGGTATTTCTGTGAGTCCTCGGAATGGGATGATGCCGGAAAGGATTTTTAGTCAAACATTAATTGGCCGTGTATTAGCAGATGATATATACATGGGTTCGCGATGTATTGCCACTAGAAATCAAGACATTGGCATTGGACTTGTAAATCGATTCATAACCTTTCGGGCACAACCAATCTCTATTCGAACTCCCTTTACTTGTAGGAGTACATCTTGGATTTGTCGATTATGTTATGGCCGGAGTCCTACTCATGGCGACCTGGTTGAGTTGGGGGAAGCTGTAGGTATTATTGCAGGTCAATCGATTGGAGAACCGGGTACTCAATTAACATTAAGAACTTTTCATACCGGAGGAGTATTCACGGGGGGTACTGCAGAACATGTGCGAGCCCCATCTAATGGAAAAATCAAATTCAATGAGGATTTGGTTCATCCGACACGTACACGTCATGGGCATCCCGCCTTTCTATGTTCTATAGACTTGTATGTAACTATTGAGAGTGAAGATATTCTACATAATGTGAATATTCCACCCAAAAGTTTGCTTTTAGTTCAAAACGATCAATATGTAGAATCAGAACAAGTAATTGCTGAGATTCGCGCAGGAATATCCACTTTGAATTTTAAAGAGAAGGTTCGAAAACATATTTATTCTGATTCAGACGGAGAAATGCACTGGAGTACCGATGTCTATCATGCACCCGAATTTACATACGGTAATGTTCATCTATTACCAAAAACAAGTCATTTATGGATATTATTAGGAGGGCCGTGCAGGTCCAGTCTAGTCTACCTTTCGATCCACAAGGATCAGGATCAAATGAATGCGCATTCTCTTTCTGGCAAGCGAAGATATACTTCTAACCTCTCAGTAACCAATGATCAGGCGAGGCAGAAATTATTTAGTTCGGATTTTTATGTTAAAAAAGAAGATAGGATTCCTGATTATTCAGACCTTAATCGAATCATATGTACTGGTCAGTATAATCTCGTATATTCGCCTATTCTCCACGAGAATTCTGATTTATTGTCAAAAAGGCGAAGAAATAAATTCATCATTCCACTACATTCGATTCAAGAACTCGAGAATCAACTAATGCCCTGTTCAGGTATCTCGATTGAAATCCCTGTAAATGGTATTTTCCGTCGAAATAGTATTCTTGCTTATTTCGATGATCCTCGATACAGAAGAAAGAGTTCGGGCATTATTAAATATGGGACTATAGAAACGCATTCAGTCATCAAAAAAGAGGATTTGATTGAGTATCGAGGAGTCAAGGAATTTCGGTCAAAATACCAAATGAAAGTAGATCGATTTTTTTTCATTTCCTTTACCTTCGACTAG
- the orf277 gene encoding hypothetical protein gives MNILRPLSPHLPIYKPQLTSTFSISHRISEVSKVANGSIFFFRMYSNKKKKMKTLAEIYSRTTPMHESPSLGVAEEGLSPLYNSISFPPLSPSPPNTLGIPSNSIIPAPPHSPSSSGMSSINEILSPYTERKVCEAQGRIEEEVSSIANANGITLDEEAPFVLGQWVHGESSNLNYLTSILSDLRTMKEKSQWFESATDVWSKKFFVPSPVEQFHMNPPLVDFSLGLSLCWLLLVLLLLFLLLKVKGAGSLTALPVIETQAGDVSAYIPTNVIPFTI, from the coding sequence ATGAATATCCTTCGCCCCTTATCTCCTCATCTTCCTATTTATAAGCCACAGCTTACTTCGACGTTTTCAATTTCCCATAGAATCTCCGAAGTTTCAAAGGTAGCAAATGGTTCTATCTTCTTTTTCAGGATGTATTCCAATAAGAAGAAAAAGATGAAAACTTTGGCTGAGATTTATTCCCGCACAACTCCCATGCATGAATCTCCCTCTCTTGGGGTAGCGGAAGAAGGGCTAAGCCCATTGTATAACTCGATAAGCTTCCCCCCCTTGTCCCCCTCTCCCCCCAATACTTTGGGGATACCCTCCAATTCCATTATTCCGGCGCCTCCCCATTCACCTTCTTCATCGGGAATGTCTTCCATAAATGAAATTCTCTCTCCTTACACCGAAAGAAAGGTATGTGAAGCACAAGGGAGAATAGAGGAGGAAGTCTCAAGCATTGCAAATGCAAATGGGATCACTTTGGATGAGGAAGCGCCTTTTGTTTTGGGACAATGGGTGCACGGAGAATCGTCAAATCTGAATTATTTGACGTCTATTTTATCTGATTTGAGAACAATGAAAGAAAAAAGTCAATGGTTTGAAAGTGCGACCGACGTGTGGTCAAAGAAATTTTTTGTCCCGTCTCCGGTGGAGCAATTCCACATGAATCCCCCACTGGTGGACTTCTCTTTAGGACTCTCTTTGTGTTGGCTGCTTTTGGTCTTACTTCTCCTTTTTTTATTACTAAAGGTAAAAGGCGCAGGTAGCTTGACCGCCTTACCCGTCATTGAAACACAAGCTGGAGACGTATCGGCCTATATTCCCACCAATGTGATCCCCTTTACAATATGA
- the orf267 gene encoding hypothetical protein: MIFQSFLLGNLVSLCMKIINSVVVVGLYYGFLTTFSIGPSYLFLLRALVMEEGTEKKVSATTGFITGQLMMFISIYYAPLHLALGRPHTITVLALPYLLFHFFWNNHKHFFDYGSTTRNSMRNLSIQCVFLNNLIFQLFNHFILPSSMLARLVNIYLFRCNNKILFVTSGFVGWLIGHILFMKWLGLVLVWIRQNHSIRSKKYIRSNKYLVLELRNSMARIFSILLFITCVYYLGRIPSPILMRSKPSRPCLNLSSDSQPSPGCWHC, from the coding sequence ATGATTTTTCAATCTTTTCTACTAGGTAATCTAGTATCCTTATGCATGAAGATAATCAATTCGGTCGTTGTAGTCGGACTCTATTATGGATTTCTGACCACATTCTCCATAGGGCCCTCTTATCTCTTCCTTCTCCGAGCTCTGGTTATGGAAGAAGGAACCGAGAAGAAGGTATCAGCAACAACTGGTTTTATTACGGGACAGCTCATGATGTTCATATCGATCTATTATGCGCCTCTGCATCTAGCATTGGGTAGACCTCATACAATAACTGTCCTAGCTCTACCATATCTTTTGTTTCATTTCTTCTGGAACAATCACAAACACTTTTTTGATTATGGATCTACTACCAGAAATTCAATGCGTAATCTCAGCATTCAATGTGTATTCCTGAATAATCTCATTTTTCAATTATTCAACCATTTCATTTTACCAAGTTCAATGTTAGCCAGATTAGTCAACATTTATCTCTTTCGATGCAACAACAAGATCTTATTTGTAACAAGTGGTTTTGTTGGTTGGTTAATTGGTCACATTTTATTCATGAAATGGCTTGGATTGGTATTAGTCTGGATACGGCAAAATCATTCTATTAGATCTAAGAAGTACATTCGATCTAATAAGTACCTTGTGTTAGAATTGAGAAATTCTATGGCTCGGATCTTTAGTATTCTCTTATTTATTACCTGTGTCTACTATTTAGGCAGAATACCCTCACCCATTCTCATGAGAAGCAAGCCCAGCAGGCCCTGCCTTAACCTGTCCTCAGACAGCCAGCCCTCACCAGGCTGCTGGCATTGCTAA
- the orf138a gene encoding hypothetical protein translates to MRLFGEAKSISGHQTLQLMRRPYGVKGSVYVVTLPAFQRCLEDGPDAAERRPGSGFPTGRGTGDGHLKAHHDLQATPARPGKATRLGVRGSIVPAASRTSYSSFWKARGRDLFSATEKKGADLTRHNLTIHPIPMICA, encoded by the coding sequence ATGAGGCTTTTTGGCGAAGCCAAGTCAATTTCGGGCCACCAAACCCTGCAACTGATGAGAAGGCCCTATGGAGTAAAGGGAAGCGTGTACGTTGTCACACTCCCTGCCTTCCAAAGGTGCCTAGAGGACGGGCCAGACGCAGCAGAGCGACGACCGGGGAGCGGGTTCCCCACTGGAAGGGGGACAGGAGACGGCCATCTCAAGGCACATCACGACCTACAGGCAACACCGGCGAGACCTGGGAAAGCAACCCGATTGGGTGTCAGAGGATCCATAGTACCTGCAGCCTCCCGGACTTCATATTCATCATTTTGGAAAGCGAGGGGAAGGGATCTCTTTTCTGCAACGGAAAAAAAGGGAGCAGATTTGACTCGGCACAACCTAACGATACATCCAATACCAATGATCTGTGCCTAG
- the orf25 gene encoding hypothetical protein (possible ATP synthase subunit 4), with the protein MRLSSTNMQARKMLFAAILSICASSSKKISIYNEEMIVALCFIGFIIFSRKSLGNTFKVTLDGRIQAIQEESQQFPNPNEVVPPESNEQQRLLRISLRICGTVVESLPMARCAPKCEKTVQALLCRNLNVKSATLLNATSSRRIRLQDDIAIKMHVLVGKRFCPRCSSKAERVEFIRESLVVLRMVRVGDSLKNKEFE; encoded by the coding sequence ATGAGATTGAGTTCCACGAATATGCAGGCTAGAAAGATGCTATTTGCTGCTATTCTATCTATTTGTGCATCAAGTTCGAAGAAGATCTCAATTTATAATGAAGAAATGATAGTAGCTCTATGTTTTATAGGCTTTATCATATTCAGTCGGAAGAGTTTAGGTAATACTTTCAAAGTGACTCTCGACGGGAGAATCCAGGCTATTCAGGAAGAATCGCAGCAATTCCCCAATCCTAACGAAGTAGTTCCTCCGGAATCCAATGAACAACAACGATTACTTAGGATCAGCTTGCGAATTTGTGGCACCGTAGTAGAATCATTACCAATGGCACGCTGTGCGCCTAAGTGCGAAAAGACAGTGCAAGCTTTGTTATGCCGAAACCTAAATGTTAAGTCAGCAACACTTCTAAATGCCACTTCTTCCCGTCGCATCCGTCTTCAGGACGATATAGCCATAAAGATGCACGTCTTAGTGGGGAAAAGATTTTGCCCCCGGTGTAGCTCGAAAGCAGAAAGAGTAGAATTCATTCGAGAGAGCTTGGTGGTCTTAAGAATGGTTCGGGTGGGGGATTCTCTTAAGAATAAAGAATTCGAATAG
- the orf185 gene encoding hypothetical protein translates to MGLTLYLGIERGNIACHKSEARVGTLLREGRLASRAFRDEAFWRSQVNFGPPNPATDEKALWSKGKRVRCHTPCLPKVPRGRARRSRATTGERVPHWKGDRRRPSQGTSRPTGNTGETWESNPIGCQRIHSTCSLPDFIFIILESEGKGSLFCNGKKGSRFDSAQPNDTSNTNDLCLECVARSLL, encoded by the coding sequence ATGGGACTCACCCTTTACTTGGGAATAGAGAGGGGAAACATAGCATGTCACAAGAGCGAGGCGAGGGTTGGAACCCTACTGCGAGAGGGACGCCTCGCGAGCCGGGCTTTTAGAGATGAGGCTTTTTGGCGAAGCCAAGTCAATTTCGGGCCACCAAACCCTGCAACTGATGAGAAGGCCCTATGGAGTAAAGGGAAGCGTGTACGTTGTCACACTCCCTGCCTTCCAAAGGTGCCTAGAGGACGGGCCAGACGCAGCAGAGCGACGACCGGGGAGCGGGTTCCCCACTGGAAGGGGGACAGGAGACGGCCATCTCAAGGCACATCACGACCTACAGGCAACACCGGCGAGACCTGGGAAAGCAACCCGATTGGGTGTCAGAGGATCCATAGTACCTGCAGCCTCCCGGACTTCATATTCATCATTTTGGAAAGCGAGGGGAAGGGATCTCTTTTCTGCAACGGAAAAAAAGGGAGCAGATTTGACTCGGCACAACCTAACGATACATCCAATACCAATGATCTGTGCCTAGAATGCGTTGCTAGATCTCTGCTCTAG
- the nad4L gene encoding NADH dehydrogenase subunit 4L yields the protein MDPIKYFTFSMIISISGIRGILLNRRNIPIMSMPIESMLLAVNSNFLVFSVSSDDMMGQSFASLVPTVAAAESAIGLAIFVITFRVRGTIAVESINSIQG from the coding sequence ATGGATCCTATCAAATATTTCACATTTTCTATGATTATCTCTATTTCAGGTATTCGGGGAATCCTCCTTAATAGACGAAATATTCCTATTATGTCAATGCCAATTGAATCAATGTTATTAGCTGTGAATTCGAACTTTTTGGTATTTTCTGTTTCTTCGGATGATATGATGGGTCAATCATTTGCTTCATTGGTTCCAACGGTGGCAGCTGCGGAATCTGCTATTGGGTTAGCTATTTTCGTTATTACTTTCCGAGTCCGAGGGACTATTGCTGTAGAATCTATTAATAGCATTCAAGGTTAA
- the rps4 gene encoding ribosomal protein S4: protein MPALRFKTCRLLSGNVWNRELTIIQRRILRRLRNKKRSIKRKIYSRENLNSYIQSQTTRKLSLFYGDLPITEMHRGRERTSYIPFLLNPETRSDVIPVRLHFCETIPQARQPISHRRVCVNNGMVNITHFKLSHGDIISFQENDARTRGEEIKRSFYIEISVEKIIGKFLDHPWRRTKTEWFRLLKTKRGCRLLLKSRFLQQLRSSMQEEDLERTKKFGSEKVCLGSSFAEHNRMKRNLYHFKSLFLSKRRNEKNRNIPTRTRSPIVYNSSLYSNSTYCSASPHQFTKKIKIKRIELPTHYSEVNHRTPKAVVSYGPNIGHIPHDIRLKDPNLLLRSGKGRGQNI from the coding sequence ATGCCTGCATTAAGATTTAAAACTTGTCGTCTACTTTCAGGAAATGTTTGGAACAGAGAACTTACAATAATACAACGCCGTATTCTCCGAAGATTGAGGAACAAGAAGAGATCTATTAAGAGAAAGATTTATTCTAGAGAAAATCTTAACAGTTACATCCAATCACAAACTACACGAAAGTTGTCCCTTTTTTATGGAGATTTACCCATCACAGAGATGCACAGAGGAAGAGAACGAACTTCATATATCCCTTTTCTACTCAATCCAGAAACAAGATCGGACGTTATCCCGGTTCGTCTCCATTTTTGTGAAACTATTCCTCAAGCAAGGCAGCCGATAAGTCATCGAAGGGTTTGTGTGAATAATGGAATGGTTAACATTACTCATTTTAAACTCTCCCACGGTGATATAATATCTTTTCAAGAAAATGATGCGAGAACCCGCGGTGAAGAAATAAAGAGATCCTTCTATATCGAAATCTCAGTTGAGAAAATAATAGGCAAATTCCTGGATCACCCGTGGAGAAGAACCAAAACAGAATGGTTCCGCCTACTCAAAACTAAGAGGGGATGCCGCCTACTACTAAAATCCCGGTTTTTGCAACAGTTGCGTTCTTCTATGCAAGAAGAAGACTTAGAAAGAACAAAGAAGTTTGGATCCGAAAAAGTATGCTTAGGCAGTTCTTTCGCTGAGCACAACAGAATGAAGAGGAATTTGTATCATTTCAAATCCCTATTCTTATCGAAGAGAAGGAACGAGAAAAACCGAAATATTCCTACTCGAACAAGAAGTCCTATAGTTTACAACTCTTCTTTATATAGTAATTCGACCTATTGCTCCGCATCCCCCCATCAGTTTACTAAAAAGATCAAAATAAAAAGGATCGAACTACCTACTCATTATTCGGAGGTGAATCATAGAACACCAAAAGCAGTGGTATCTTATGGACCTAACATAGGTCACATACCTCACGACATAAGATTGAAAGATCCAAACCTTCTTCTTCGGAGCGGAAAGGGACGTGGCCAAAACATATAA